TAATCATAAAAGGAAAAGAGGCAAGAATCGCTGCTACATAACGAGTAGCATTAAAAGTTCTATCCACTGCGAGTACGGTCCAAATATCCATCATTAACGAAAAAATAACACCTGCGAAAATCCCATACATAACTAACATCCATTTGGTTTTTTTCAATTTTGTTTGAACAGCTGGTAATCCGGCGATAAAACCAATCATTCCCCATGAAAACATTTGAAATGGGGTCCATGGTCCTTGTCCAAAATAGATATTTGAAATAATGGCGGATAATGCACCTACTAAAAATCCCGCTTCTGCTCCAAAATAAATGGCCGTAATAACTACAATCGCTGTCACAGGTTTAAAACCTGGGAGTGCAGTAAAAATAAAACGACCTATAACCGAAATAGCTACCATAATTGATAAAATGACAAGGTACCTTGTTTGACTATCTTTTTTTTCAAATGACAAAAATACTAGAATAAAAGCTAAAAATGCCATCATAATAGAAATCAAATTGTAATTTCTATCTTTAAAAACAACAATACCTGCCATTATAATAAGGGGAATAACTAAGAAAACAAAAAATATTCTCCACTTCTTATTACTCATCTTTTTTCTCTCCGTTTAACTTGCAAAGTTCTATGACGTGATCACAAGTAATGGCATCTTTATACATATGCCTAGAAAGACGATTCGCCGCTGTCGTATAAAAATTATTGTTTGAAAAAAATTCAATAGGTGGATCCATTGATATCACTTCTCCATCAAAAAACAACCCACAACGATTAGAAACTACCGCTGCAAATTCAACATCATGAGTGACTATAATGATTGTGACCCCTTGTTCTTTTAATACAAATAAAATATTTTGTAAATTTTTCTTAGAAAAAGCATCCATCCCCTTGGTCGGTTCATCTAACAAAAGTATTTTTGGTTTT
The genomic region above belongs to Massilibacterium senegalense and contains:
- a CDS encoding ECF transporter S component, which translates into the protein MSNKKWRIFFVFLVIPLIIMAGIVVFKDRNYNLISIMMAFLAFILVFLSFEKKDSQTRYLVILSIMVAISVIGRFIFTALPGFKPVTAIVVITAIYFGAEAGFLVGALSAIISNIYFGQGPWTPFQMFSWGMIGFIAGLPAVQTKLKKTKWMLVMYGIFAGVIFSLMMDIWTVLAVDRTFNATRYVAAILASFPFMIIYALSNIIFLLLTIKPFGEKLERIKMKYGL